aaggcatcatggttacgtacagctttctctgcctttctgtgtctttgtttacatgtgttctgagtgttgattggctgggaggctggggaaagggcagGTGTAAGCGGGAAAAGAGTGAACAATTgtgttcccacggtagtgtgagtgtatgacagtgtaagacggttctttgtgtgtttgattgtttatttttggcgtgttactacgacctccattaaagcccgtcaaactgtgataacggctcgaATCATGTCATTAAAATACCTTTTGGGCTGTGGTGAGTGTGCACACACCCCATCCCCCTCCCCCCTCGCTGCGCGAGGCACCACGCTATTAATCTACCGGCTGCAATACgttcaattaaaataatttccGTCGGGTTTGCTTCGGGCTCGGGCCTACAGTTTAAGCTAATGGGTCAGGCTCAGGTCGGGTCGGACTTGATTTTTTGGACCCGATCTAAACGCTACTCTGGTCATATGCTACAGATCTGAGCTGACGAGAAATCAATAGCGCCCCCCCTACTCCCAATGTAAAACAATGGCACTTTGTGGTGATGGGAGGaagtgcaactaaaaaaaatctgcaggAAATgggggattttttaaaaatattttcaaacatGGACAGCGGGCCAAAACCAATCGGCTGCAGGCTAACTTTGGCCCGTAGGCCCCAAATTGGACGTCCctggttttgtgtgacaccattAGGCAGAGAAGTCCTTGCAGTAGTAAAAACTCAGCGTTGCATTTTATTGGTCTGGCAAACTCAGTTTTGCAGGTGTCCGCCCAAATATGTTTGAGTCTAAATCCTAGACTCTAAACGTTCCTTGTATGTAAACGTGTGTTTGAGGCCCTTTGCCATAGAACGTTAAAACCAACTCACCAACTGGCTGCTGCTGAGCACCAAAGCCTAAAGTGCTGGTCCCAGTGTTTAAGCGTGAGGCTACAAATGCTCCCATTGTTCCCAGTGTGGAGCCCAGTTCTTTCTGGTTGTTCCCAAAGAGAGAATGTCCTGGTCCCACTGCTGACACACACATAAACTAGTGTTattatacactgaacaaaaacatacacacaatacttgtgtttttgctcccatttttcatgagctgaactcaaagatctaaaacattttctataaacacgacagacatatttcattattattgcacaggtgtgcctcagagtggccacaataaaaggccactctaaaaatgatcagtttaatcacagcacaatgccacagatgtcgTTAGTTCTGAGGGAGCGTGTAATTAtcatgctgactgcaggaatgtccaccagagctgaaaatattcatttctctaccataagACGTCCATAAAGGCGTTTCAGAGAATTAggcagtacatccaaccggcctcacaatcacagaccacgtgtaaccacaccagtccaggacctccacatccagcatgttcacctccatgaagGTCTGAGACCACCCAGCAGGACAGCTGCTGATACAATTGCTTTGTataaccaaagaatttctgTCAGAAAGCGTCTCAAGGAAGTTCATCTGCATGGTCGTTGTCCTCACAGGGTCTCCACCTGACTGCAGTTCATCATCATAACCCACTTGAGTAGTTAAATGCTCCTGAGGCCGATTGTTGTGTCATTCATCCACAACCATCATCCcgtgttgcagcatgataacaCTCAGCCCTGTGTTGCTTGAATCCAAACACAATTCctgaagctgaaaacatcccagatGTTGAATGACCAGCACAgtcagtggtcatgtgacccattgagcatgtttaGGATGCTCTGATGGGCGGATACCACAGCGTGTTCCACTTCCTGCTAATATCCAGCAGCTTGGAGGAATGGACCAACATTCCATAGACCACAATCAATAACCTGATCAACTATATGCAAAGGAGATGTGTTGCACTATGGGAGGCTAATGGTGGTCCCACCAGATACCCCCACAGACCCCCCAATAAAGCCAAACTGAAcattttagagtggccttttattgtggccaccctgaggcacacctgtgcaataataatgctgtctaatcagcatgttgatatgtcacacctgtgaggtgggatggattatctctgctctttaacacacatttatcaacaatatttgagagaaatatgTCTTTAGTGTTTATAGacaatgttttagatctttgagttcagctcatgaaaataaaaataaactgttgcgtttatatttttgttcaatgtATGACTGGACCAGATGAACCTGGTGCTCAGAAACCCTTACCAGTGCCAAAGCTGGTTCCCAGTCCAGTTCCCAGTTCACCAGTGGTCGTTTTGTTCCCAAACAAGCCTGTGGACGCACTGGAAGTGGCTGCGCCAAACAGGCCTGTGGACGCACTGGAAGTGGCTGCCCCAAACAGGCCTGTGGACGCACTGGAAGTGGCTGCCCCAAACAGGCCTGTGGACGCACTGGAAGTGGCTGCCCCAAACAGGCCTGTGGACGCACTGGAAGTGGCTGCTCCAAACAAGCTCCTGTCACTGCCAGATggaagctacacacacacacaaaattgttATTCCAGTGATAGATTAATCATATTTGACCttttatgtttatttcattatttatcacaCTACACTGATCATGTTATCTAGTGACACTGAGCTCTCCAGTAGCTGGTGTTACAGTGTGACTGGTAGTCATGTTATCTATTAGCTGATCAAAGCAGGGCCTAACGTTGAACCTGACTGTTTTCCTCggttgctgttgctgctgttgctgagtcGAGGTAAAGCCGGAGCCTCCAAATAGAGACGTGGCTCCTCCTCCGAACGGATTTGAGGTGGCGTTGGCGGCGCCAAACAAACCTCCGCCACCGCTGCTGGTGCTGGTACCAAAACCTGAGAACACAGAAGTCTCACTCAGACACGTCCACAGAAACTAGAACCTACACagtgcagaggttctcaactgcaGCAggaccatgactcagcaacacacacaggaaacagATTGGAACAGAACAGCACTGCTTCTGTTATAAACTAATTAACTGTAATGTGTAGCATGAGGAGATGCTCATTCATAAATAaatctccttcaaaataaaataaaacaccaaatgGGTCCCAGCCCCtgagttgagaacctctgctaaGGGTACTAAAGGTTCCTGACTTCCAAATAATGTGGGCTTGATGGCGCTGAAGGCATTGTTGAGCTGAGAGAAGAGCCTGCCCCCTGCCCCGCCCCCCGTGTTTCCAAACAGGCTGGAGGCTCTGCTTGCCGCTCCAAACCCAAATCCAGCGCTGGTGGAGGAGGTGACTGGCTGGGAGAAGTTAGTTGACCCAAAAAGTCCGCCtggagaacaagaagaagaaaacacgtTAGCACTAGCGTAAGAGCTAAAGGTACAACCAGCTCACTGCTCCCTCATTGGCTGAGGGAGAGACATGTGATAGACCAggggggtattccataaaggagggttaacaaactctgagtctatccataaactctgggtcaacataccccgtgatgtaaactctgggtatcagattctattacagctggtatgaagtggatcaatcaaccctgactcagcacattcctacttcacctcctacaacatctacagaccatcaactttcctgcatctgtggctaaccttaagttttaaatctttggtaagataactaaaccaa
This genomic window from Gouania willdenowi chromosome 6, fGouWil2.1, whole genome shotgun sequence contains:
- the LOC114465525 gene encoding nuclear pore complex protein Nup98-Nup96-like isoform X2, translating into MFNKSFANPFGGGTGAFGASSTFRQQNAGCGTTNSFGTSEFGTTTNSGGLFGSTQNKPGGLFGSTNFSQPVTSSTSAGFGFGAASRASSLFGNTGGGAGGRLFSQLNNAFSAIKPTLFGSFGTSTSSGGGGLFGAANATSNPFGGGATSLFGGSGFTSTQQQQQQQPRKTVRFNLPSGSDRSLFGAATSSASTGLFGAATSSASTGLFGAATSSASTGLFGAATSSASTGLFGAATSSASTGLFGNKTTTGELGTGLGTSFGTVGPGHSLFGNNQKELGSTLGTMGAFVASRLNTGTSTLGFGAQQQPVAFEAHQSHSSEGSDHTHPLQADLETRLQDETQSPALLLLLLQIFSV
- the LOC114465525 gene encoding nuclear pore complex protein Nup98-Nup96-like isoform X1 encodes the protein MFNKSFANPFGGGTGAFGASSTFRQQNAGCGTTNSFGTSEFGTTTNSGGLFGSTQNKPGGLFGSTNFSQPVTSSTSAGFGFGAASRASSLFGNTGGGAGGRLFSQLNNAFSAIKPTLFGSFGTSTSSGGGGLFGAANATSNPFGGGATSLFGGSGFTSTQQQQQQQPRKTVRFNLPSGSDRSLFGAATSSASTGLFGAATSSASTGLFGAATSSASTGLFGAATSSASTGLFGAATSSASTGLFGNKTTTGELGTGLGTSFGTAVGPGHSLFGNNQKELGSTLGTMGAFVASRLNTGTSTLGFGAQQQPVAFEAHQSHSSEGSDHTHPLQADLETRLQDETQSPALLLLLLQIFSV